In Mycosarcoma maydis chromosome 20, whole genome shotgun sequence, the genomic stretch CAAATCGCAGTGGCGTATCGGTGTCGATGGTCAAGTTAAATCGTGCCGCTTTGCGACCGTGCACGCCTCAGTgatactcacgactgagccAATTCGACGCCCCCTATCTTACCTTTCCTGTTCCCCCCTCACCTCTATCTGGACACACTTTCGGGTCTTTTTCAAGCTGTCCTTCACTGCCATGGGTCGAATCGAAGAGAGCAAAGCTGACCTGCCCACCAGCCACCACCCCGAGCATGCGCGCAAACAGCCTCGGGTGGCCAGGCTGATTAGGACCTGCGCTTtggctctcgctctcgctctctcgTTGGTGACATTGTTCTACACCGACACGGACCTGTTGAAGCTTGCGTCGCACACTCGGCATCGCGATCTGTCTGCTCATCTGGGTAACACAGCTTGCCCACAGGCTGCGCCGTTCGAGCTTCCAAGCTTTGGTGCAACGCTAGACCATgccaacaccaccaacgaCATCAAGTTGCCTTCGAGTGATGAACTGGCCAAACTACTGTCGGGTGCAGTTCAGGTCGACACTACTGTTGGAGACGACTGGCCGACTGTGAAAGAGGATCCTGAACGATGGAGAGCAGTGTTTGCGCCGTTCCACGATTATCTCCGCACCGCGTTCCCGTCGATCTATGCTGCCGACTCGcccatcaagctcgagaaggTCAACGAGTGGGGCCTCGTGTATACATTTCCCGGATCGAACGAGACTTTGGCACCGTTGTTGCTGATGGCGCATCAGGACGTGGTACCTGTAGAACCCGAGACGATCCCTTCCTGGACGCATGCGCCCTTTTCTGGCTTTATCGATAACGAACACGGACTCGTCTGGGGCCGAGGAGCAGGAGATTGCAAAGCCACCATCGTTTCGATTCTTGCGACGATCGAAAGTTTGCTCAAGTCGCGCTTCAGGCCTCAACGAACGATTGTATGCTCTTTTGGGTTCGACGAAGAAAGTGCTGGTACGCAAGGCGGTGTGGAATTGGCGAATTTCCTGCACGAGCGATACGGCGACGATGGGGTTGCTAtgatcgtcgacgagggCGGTGAGATCGATTTGGATCTGGGCATTCCGGTTGCCGCCCCTGCCGTGGCTGAGAAAGGCTATCTGGACGCTAGAGTGAGCGTCTACACTCCAGGCGGTCACTCTTCGGCTCCTAGCGATCACACATCGATCGGCATGCTCGCGCAGCTCATCAgcgcgatcgaggcgaATCCTTATACTGCCACACTGCAGATCACAGGAAAACAAGTGAATCCTGCATTGCAGTACCTTCAATGCACACGAGATGCACCTCGAGCTGATCGCAAGCTGTCGAAAGCACTCAAGAAGCTTGAAAAGATGCAGCGTAAGCTCGAATCTGTGCGGTGGGGGCGGACGTGGATggacaagaagctcgacagcCAAGCCGCCAAAGTACTGTCGCTGATGGATCGATGGCAACGATTCGGTTTCCAGACCACGCAAGCTGTGGACCTGATTTCGGGCGGTGTAAAGATCAACGCTCTGCCTGAACAGGCGACCGCGGTGATCAACCATCGTATTGACGTCACCTCATCCACTGCGCAAGTCCGCCGCCACATCTACCGTACTTTGCTGCCCGTGGCGCGAAAGCTCAAGCTTTCCATTCAAGCCGATGGTGAAGCGTGGAACTTTATCTCTGCTTCGCATAGCGCTCAGCACACAGGCAAGATCGTTCTCTCGGACGCATTCGACTCGGCACTCGAACCGGCGCCGTTTACACCAATCGACGCGCAGGCGCCTCCctggcagctgctccagAGCGTGATGCGTCGCGTGTGGAAAGatttgctcgtcgctccCGACGTGATGGGCGGCAACACTGATACCAAATCCTATTGGGCCTTGACCAAACACATTTTCAGATTCAGTCCAGGTTCCGACAAACCCTTCCCGATCAAAGGCGGTCACGAGAACATCCACACCGTCGACGAACGCGCTACAATCTACGGCTTGCTCAAAGCGGTCGAGTTTTACAGTCTGCTCATCCAGGCGGTTGGGTCGCAGACAGATTTCTAGAGAAGCGGATAAGTTAGATCGGACCAACGGCAACCGTTCCGTaccaatcatgaatacAATTTCTTTTCCCTAGCCAGCCTCATTCGCCGAGCCGTTGACCGCCAGATCCCCAGCTGTACCCAGCATCTCTCGACGGTTCCTCATCTTGACTTTCATCTTTCGCCTTttccttgcccttgccctTAGCCGTTCCccatcgctgctcggcAACAGCACCGCCGCTGGAACTGTGATCTTGTTCGTCCTCCGCGTGTACATCGTTACTCTTCGCTTTGAGCTGACCAAACGAAAATGTGTTGCTCTGGCTTGATGCTGCAGCGGTTTTCCTCAAGTTGCTTGTGCGTTCGGCGGCGGGCCGAGGGTTGACGCTTGTGGTGCCGGGAGTGTTTGAGCCTGCCGGTTTAGATGCGCGTTCCGACGCGTTGCGGCCGACAATGGACGACGCCTGCGAGGCGCGTAGACGACGCTCTGCCGCTGCCAGCAGGTCTTGCCTGCTTGGACCTGTGTTGGTGCGAGATGCTGTACCTGCACTGCCGCGGAACGggttgagcgagttgagcgtCGAACGCGCACCTGCACCGAGAGCCGAGGCGATGCTCGTCGGCCTAGGCGTCGCGCTTGAAGAGCGTTCGGAAAGTCTATGACCACGATCGCGCGCAGCATTCCATACTATTCCCCCAGCAACACGCCTAGCGTTTCTAATGCCCATGTTCTGACCTTGCAGACTGGGATCGAGCGAATCCGGTAATATTGTCTCCAGGAAGGCAGGCGTTGGGATGTAGCTTCCACCCCTTCCGCCACCTCTGCCTCCGCCACCACGCTGAGCAGGAAGCACCTGATCCAACATCCAATATGCGTACCCCGCCAACAGCCCTGTGGCATTTGTGATCGCCGAGCCAGGCCCGCCTTGCAGGAGATCCAATCCCAAATATACATACGGCAACCATCGACTTGGACAGTTGACCATACCGAAGAAACTCACGCTGCTCGTCGGATTGGCTCTAGCCCAGACGTAGATGAGTGCATTCAGCAGAGGTCCGAAGTAGATGGGCGATCCCAACGGGTAGTTGGTTGCAAGGATGACGACACCCATGACGAGCAAAGACCAAGTGTAGTCGGCAGTACGACGACCAAAATGGTTCAGTTCGAGATCCGAGCTATTGCGATAGAGCAAGAAGACATCAAACAGAAGTTTCAGCCCACCACCTCCGTAGAAGAACGAGGTAAAGATGCGATGAATGTGGAACTTGCGTATGACGAGCGGCCAGAAGAGTGCAAAGCGGTAAGGCGACGTAATCACGAGCAAGCAGGGCAACGTGATGGCAGCCGTTGCACCCAGCATGTACCGCGTCACTGGCGGGATCTTGCGTATCTCATCCATCGCTGACATGATTGCTCCTTGTGCTGACGTTGACGGTGAGCGGAGAAGAGCGAAAAGATCGCGAACAGGTCACAACGTGAGTGAGCCATGTACGGCCAGGTGGAGAGCTCAGCAGGCGCTGATGTGGTCGACGTGGCCCGAACTCCGACAGCCGCACGCAAAAAATTACAGCATGTTACGTCGCCAAAACTTCGAGTCAGCATGAAGTAAAAGAAGCGACaagcaaaagcaaaaaGCAAAAAGCAACAAGCAAAAAGCACGAAGGACCCTGAACGAAATTCATTTCGATGTCGTTTTCACTCCAGCAAAAAATTTGTGGAGACTTTTCAGACACAGAGAAACTTTGTCCGGTGTCACTTTGCCTCTGCTGGTTGTTGAAGCTCACTTCTTACTCTTGCCATCTTTGTCTAACGATCTTCATCcaatcagcagcaccgcagcagcaccgcagCACCATGACGAGATACACCAAGTTAGACGGGAGGCGATCGCTTGCCAAAAAGACCGTGGACTCGGACAGCGAGCCCGATGTTCCTCCtgttgagctcgaggtgcAGCCATCTGTGCTGGAGTCTACACTCGAAACGCCTTCCGCCGACCAAAAGAACAAGCAAAtgaaggacaagaaggacaagaaggacaagaaggacaagaaggacaagaaggacaagaagggcaagaaggacaagagTGATAACGACGCTGGCGACGAAGCTGCCGACCCCGCCGATGTCAAGCAGGAAGCACAGCCCACAGAACCGGTCGCATCGACGTCTGCATCCGCCTCCGTCGATCCTGCACCAGCTGCGCAAACcgcgacagcagcaacagttACTGCAGATACCGAGCCACCAACGGTAGAAAAGCTACTCAAgcgcgccaagctgctcaaacTCAAGGCGAAGAAAGCCAAGAACGAGGAAAGCAAGAAACGATTCCAACGCATGACGCGCGATGTGGAGCGTCAAGTGGAAGAGATGTTCGGCTCATTCGAATACGGACCCAAAGGCCAATTGATTCGTCTGGGAGCACCGCAAACGGATACCATGTGGCAATCACGACACAAAGGCCAAGATTGGTCGGCGACTGCTTCTTCGCacggtggtgatggtggatggGGAGCGCGTGCTGGTGGACATTCCAACGGTGCTGGAGGATATTCTCAGAACGACAACtacaagagcagcagcaatggcTCTCACTGGGGCAAGACAGATGAAGAGAAAAGGatggatcgacgagatgcaagaCGCGAGGAGCgcgccgagcagcgacaaTCGAAACTAAAGTGTTTCGCCTGTCGCGGCATGGGTCATTCTGCCAAAGACTGCCCTAATGCCCTGGATGCACAATCGATCTCTCTCAAGGCCGATACTGCACCTAGTGATTCGCCCATGATTGGACGTGACGCTGTGGGCatctgcttccgctgcgGATCCACCGAACATACTCTCTCGAAATGTCGCAAACCGGCGCTCAAGAACGACGCGCTCCCGTACGCCACCTGCTTCATCTGCCACTCAAAAGGCCATCTTTCGTCCAAATGCCCGAACAATGCTGGACGCGGTGTCTACCCGGAAGGTGGATCGTGTAAGCTCTGTTCAAGTGTAGAGCACCTCGCCAAAGACTGCCCGTTGGCCATACGAAACGAAGGAAAGAGTCACAAGGCGGACAAGGAGGCGAAATCATTGGTCAACCAGgtcatcgtcggcagcACAAAGAATGCAACGAATGGCGgagacgaggacgagttCCATAGCTTTGCCAGGAAGAGGGCCCAAGTGGATAGCGAGGCCAAAGCGGACAAGAgagaggccaagaagctaAAGAAGGACGTCAAGGTGGTCTCTTTCTGAATGGTCGCTGAGGGTCTCTCCAAAATTCAAAACCAGGATGCCCAAGTCGTCAGTCTACTTTCTTGctcactctgtgactgtatGCGTTTATGTGGCAACGCGGGTGACTGCTTGGAAACCAATGAGACACAGTTGCACACAACAGAGAGCCGCAAGTGAGAGAACAATCTATACAAGGCTGAAAAAAAAGGCTTCTGTTGCCTCAGTTGACAGGGCAGAGAGGGCGAAAGAAATCTATTTCAGTGATCTTTGTCCGTTGGCTTGGTGGAAGTGtatcaatcacgaataaaaATTTAGGACATCTTGTACTCCATGCGACCAGAAGAAGCGGTAGCGCCCTGAACCTGGTAGTCGATGGTGATGTCCAGATCGCGGTTGTTCCTCTCGTTGGGGCGGCAGACCAATCTGCCGGTGATGGCATCACCCTGGTTGACTGCCAGCACGTCCTTGGTGTAGAAGACGGTCTGCTTCCAGTGAGTGTAACGCGAGTGAGGGCCGGTTGAGAACTGGACGGGCTTGTGGCAAGCATCAAAGCTGATATCAAACCAGCCGAGGAAGGCGTGTACGTAGTCGTCGCGTGTAGCGTTGAGTGTGAAATCGCTCTCGAAGCTCAGCTCTTccttggtgatggtgagtagatcgagctgcttgatggcGAAAGGATCGCAAACAACACTCTTGATGTCGACCGTGTCGACCAAAGGTTCGCGCAGTGCAATGTCCTTGATGCACGAGTAGTTGAAGCCGTAGACATCGTCCCAAAAACCGATCTTTTCGTCTTTGTACTCCTGATCTTCGATCGCCGAGAGGTACATGGTCGCCTTGTCGGGAAACATCATTCCTCCTGGTGCCAGGTACTTGTCCCTTGCCAACAAAACCGTGTCGAGCATGCTCTCGTACAACAAAAAGTAGCCCATCCATTcgctgatgatgatgtcCACCTTTCCGTTGGGTCCGAGCCCCAGATCCACCTCCTCGAGCTTTCCCTTGACGAGCGTGATGGTGTCCTTGAACCCGTTCACCTCGGTGATGATCCTGGCCTGGTCGATGATGTTGGACATGTCGACGCCGATCACCTTTTTAGCTCCggctttggcagcaaaCATGCAGAGGATACCCGTACCGCAACCGACATCGAGGACGATCTTGTCCTTAAACAGATGCGGGTTGTTGATGATCGAGTTGCGATACGAGCGCGTTCGGACCTCATCCTTGAGCATCTCTTCGTGGATACCAAAGTGGGCGTACGAGTCAGCGTAGTAATCGCGCGACGTCATGTCggcggtcgaggtggaggcttcggctgcagcgccgTTGGTAGATGTGGAAGCCATCTTGCTGTCCAAGTGAAGAGGCAAAGCGATCAGAGATGGTGGCTGGAAGAGAGTATAGGAACGAATGTACTCAACCTTGTCTTTCAACCggaatcacagaatcgccaatcaccaatcaccaataCTGGagcggcaagaagaaaatcgtgattcgtaattgcAGCCGCCAAGTCAaccttcgtgcttgatgGTTCTGCAAAGATTTCTCAAAATAAAACcaaacaaaaaaaaaatcgaagaaaaaaaagctacaatcacgaatcaaccTAAAATTTGGGCCTGCTGGCTCGATATCACAGCGACAAATAAAGTTCAATAATATCGAAATTTTGCGGCGaaaaaaatcacgaatcacgaatttttCAGGCTTCGCACAAGGCACCGCatgtctcgtgtctctcactcactcacgactctctCTGGTCTGCTCAGTGGAGGCGCACCAAGCTCCACACTGCCCACTAACGTTGTTGTTCAAACGTTGATCTCACAGAAACCAAaaagaatcacgaatcgtgaatgtgcaaCACAGACGTggaattacgaatcaccaCTTGCGAGGGCGATCCACGTTTCAGCTgcaagcaatcacgaacaacGTTAAGAACAACACcaatcaatcgtgaatcattcacgaataCACATGCGTGCACACAGGTCGTAGCTTTTGGCTTCTCATCACCATTCCACGTCCGAGttgccaatcacgaattccaTAGGCCCACTGCGCATCGAATCGCCGCTCCCGCATCAAAGCTTCGTACGCTGCTATCACCACCAACGCGAATTCGACTCGCACCTACCAATCACCCCAATACGCTCGTACGGTCCGGTTTTTGCCTTGGTCCAACCCGACCTTGAGAAGACGTCTGCACACATCTCTCGAGTAACAAACGCCTGCTCAccttcttcctcatcgCTGCTCTACGCcgctgcacgctgctgttggtttttttttctttcgTGCCTGACAATGAACTCGCTCTACAATCAAGCATTGCGGCAGTTTTCGTCGATCCAGTCTGACATTTCGCGCATCGATTCGGAAGGCGATGTtggctcgtcgaccgcGTTCGGACCGGTCActgtctcgctctcttcACTGGAACGGACGATTGACGAGTACGAAAATCTGGCCAAAAAGGAACTCATCCAATCCAAGCAGGACAAGGCGCTGAATCGAGTGGCGAAATTTCGTACCGACTATGCCGAGCTTTCATCGCAACTTGCGCGGCTGAAAACCAAAGGTTCGCTCTGCAACGGCTCCAACGTGTCTAACGGagcatcgtcatcaacGCTTCGATCGCCCACCAGTATTGGCACGTTTGCTCAGAACGCCAATCGACGCGTTTCAGCCATCGCCGAATCACCGTTCAGCTTGCATGCGCGAAATCCCGTCTCTTCCGCTCCCTCCGACCCGTTAGCAGCGTACAAAATGAATCCGTCCGCCGCCGCCATGTTTGGCACCGACACATCGTTTTCAGCACGAGAATCACATGCGTTAAGAGAACACTCGTTCATCCAGCAAACCGAAGCGCAGCTAGACGTCTTCATCGCCCAGGGCCGAGAAGTCTTCGGAAACCTCGTCGAACAAAGGGGCATCCTAAAAGCCACTCAACGAAGACTCAGAGACGCCGCAAATACCTTGGGCCTCAGCAGAAGCGTCATTGGTTACATCGAAAGGAGAAGTACTCAAGACAACATCATCTTTGCACTAGGCGCCCTCTTCACTTTGGTTTGCTTCTGGTACATCTACAAGTGGTTCGGTTGAAGCGCCCTCattgcaatcacgaatatttACTTGATTTTTTCAAAGTCATCACACCCTCCAGACCACGGACTGCTGTTCTCGCTTGGTAGTCAAGACGAGAGCGACCCACCCGTGCTATTGCTCTGTTGAACAGCAACACACGGAGCCCTATCATCCGTTCGTCTGGCAGAGATCCAACTTGGACCATTGAGGAAACCATGAAAGCTGTATTGCAAAAGAGATAAATCCACCGCACCGGCTCCCCTAGAGCAGGGGATCAAACAACCGAAACGCGTCCAAGGAGGAAGGAATACTGTTTGTGCTGTTACTTTCGGTACCAAAGCGTGGTCTTCCTGTTCCTCCTGATCTTTCTGTGCAACTGCAAGAAGCCATAGAGCAGCGCCTCGGCTGTAGGAGGGCATCCAGGCACGTACAAGTCAACGGGAACGATCCTGTCACAACCCCGGACGACCGAGTACGAGTAGTGGTAGTATCCACCTCCGTTAGCGCACGAGCCCATCGAGATGACCCATCGCGGTTCGGGCATCTGGTCGTACACCTTTCTCAACGCCGGTGCCATCTTGTTGGTCAGGGTACCTGCGACGATCATGCAGTCCGACTGACGCGGCGACGCACGGAAAACCACACCCAAGCGATCCTGATCGTATCGTGCGGTGGCAACGTGCATCATCTCTACGGCGCAGCACGCGAGACCAAACGTCATGGGCCAGAAACTCGATTGACGTGCCCAGTTGGCCATCTTGTCCATCGAAGAAAGCACGTACTCGACGCCGTTCTTGGGCGtctcgagcgagagctggTTCGAGCCGCGGTTGGCCACCGACATGAGCGGCAAGGGTCCGTCGGGCCCGGCATCCTTGGCGggcgccgacgacgagatgctACGATAAGTGCAAGgtttctgctgctgcttcgacgGCCCAGCCATAGCTGCGGCGATCTTGGGCACCGATTTGATGGTCGATGTCTGGAACGAGCGAGTCAGAGCCATGGTTGGCTTGGAGGAGAGGCCTGTTGTTCTCCAATGTAACATAGTTCCAAATAAAGTTGTCAAAGAGGACAGATTGAACGTTTGTTGTCCAAACCGGAATATCAAGGTGTTGAAAATGAGTGATCCGTTCAGGATGTCGAGACAAAGAGTTAGGATCCGAGGCAGCGTTGAAGAGAAGAACAAGGAGCAGAAGCAGTCAATATCACCATGGCGCTCGGATAGCGTGCAGAAACGTGCTCTATCGTGCAGCAGTCCACTTTCGCATACGTACCGACTCGAGATAGTGAGCGAAGAGAAGCCATCTTCGCAACAAACTTGATGCTTGATTGGTGTACAATCAACTGGcaacgagatggtggtggcgatgacgaggtcaTGACTGGAATTTTGAGAGGCTTCTGGTGCGCATGTGGTTtgtggctgcagctgctaACCCAACAGCAGGCAGAGCGCTATTTCTCGACCGTCTCATTACCAATCAACTCGTCAATTTCGGATCCGTATTAGCGTGCAAAATCTAAATTCGTGCGACAAGTCAATTTGCCACATTCAAGAGGGTGACGCCGATGTAACATTGTTAAAGCGGTTTTGGCAAACGCGGGCCGTTCGATAATCTGAATCGGGTGGTGGGTGCAAATGTTGGTTTGTGAATACTCGAGGTCTAACAAAGTCTaaattcacaattcgtgattcgtgattcacgattcacgatttctcGTAACACCGTcgtgcaatcgtgattaAAGGAGCGTTGCGAGGCTTGGCTGTTCAACACCACCGCGCTCTACTGAAATCGCCACGAGTTGCCGGGGTGATGACGCCCACAACAACCCAAATGAGTCAGCCAGCTGTTCTTTATCGAGGTCGTCCCGAGCGACTGCTCCCTGCATGTATTTGTTGCGCTTGAGTGGAATGAAATGCAACCACCCGACTAAACGCCGTATGACCAGAAGCGTGATGGTGTAAGCAACGGGCGCAGGCTGCAGCCCGAGCCCGTCCGTGCCTTTGTTTGGCGTTCGTTTGTTCGGCTTAACTTACCAGTTTCAGCTGAGCGTGCATAAATTGAATATCTTGTCTGAGTAGGCGAGCCGCactttcacgattcacgattcgcgattcacaatcactAATTGTTGACTGACTTGTGACAAGGCTCATCCTGGCGGAATCACGTATTCATGTTTACATatcgacgttgacgatgaACGATCCATCTCTTCAATGAGGCATGGGTAAAGCGAACATGTCAATTGGCGAGCTCAGAAGCTTTGACGTCCACTCATTCTGGGCGTGTTCCCCAAAACATTGACAGCCGCCAACCATCACCAAGAAGCCATGTTCGCTTTCGAAGTTGGGTCCACTCAAGTAGCGATATGGTCAATTTGATGATATCAGTCAAGAGTCTCGCCGGTCTGACTGGGTTGGGTGCTTACAAGCTTCGAAAGGTGGACAAGCAAAGGCACCGTCAGCTTCCGAGTCGCTTTGTGGAAAAAAAAATGTAAAAAAAATCTACCCTCGCAACGCTTCTCTGGTCACCGCACTGCACCGGGCTGCCTAGCTCAGCATCTCCTTGCATATGTCGGACAGCCATAATAGCGTTCAACTGCTCGAGCCTGATGATGGGACGAGCTTATCCCTTGCTGACTTTCCCATGTACGACCGTATCTTCTGCCCGAGTCTACTATAACTAGTGACAGCCAAACGAGGCGGCCTGGACCGACAACGCTCAGAACGACCCTCTGCTAGCAGAAACTGCTCCTAGTTGAGCCGAATTACTGGTAGCATAATTGGCGTGAGAGATTGTGACTAGCTTCGATGTGGGCCAAAGGAGGTATCACCACAAATGGTACAGGGCCGCGGCTCATGTGGTATGATATGCGAGGATCAAGATCCGGGTTCTGGACGCTCAACCATTCTCAATGGGCTCGACCGCATCCTCGTGCCTCGCCAAAGCACACGTGAGTACAGTCGCGAGGGTTGCCGAACAAAGCTTCTTCGACGGAATCCTTGTCCCGAGAATTGGAAGCCTCAACGTAGCTAGGTATTTGGGCGAGGCATGAATGAGACTTACATGATCACGCGGTTGTGGTGACAGGACAAGGAGGTACGCAAGGAGGAGACAGCTTGGTGCTAAGCGAGAATATGGTCGTAGCAGTAAATACCGAGTTAAACCCGCAAGTGATATTACTTGAGTCAAGGCAGCAGTACAAACTTTGACCTGAGGAATCCAGGTCAAGCGAACGACTACCGCGACAACCACCATGCCTGGATGGCATACAGCACAAAGTATGCAGGTAGGAGTGAAAGGACGCGGACCCTCTGActgccagcagcaaagccgCCTCgtgagctcgagacgctaGCCACCCCTTTAACCTGCGTTGATGCGCTATCAGCGTCGTATCTCGAGGTCTGCTCGGTGTCGCTTGGTTCGAACGCGGCTCCACAGCGCCAGTGCTTCCGATAGGAAAAGTACAGTGATGAAGGAACAAGTGAGGTGGTGACACTAGCAGTGTCCAAATCTTCCTTTTTGCGTCTCTggatcgtgattgtcgagTCGTATTGTACCTGCATTCTTGGTCAATTAAGCTTATCTATGGTGTCCACTACTAGCGTCGCTGTGGTCGCACCGTATACTGCTGTAGATGTGTATCTCACGGGCACTGACGGAAGCTTGGGTAGG encodes the following:
- a CDS encoding putative protein-arginine omega-N methyltransferase HMT1 → MASTSTNGAAAEASTSTADMTSRDYYADSYAHFGIHEEMLKDEVRTRSYRNSIINNPHLFKDKIVLDVGCGTGILCMFAAKAGAKKVIGVDMSNIIDQARIITEVNGFKDTITLVKGKLEEVDLGLGPNGKVDIIISEWMGYFLLYESMLDTVLLARDKYLAPGGMMFPDKATMYLSAIEDQEYKDEKIGFWDDVYGFNYSCIKDIALREPLVDTVDIKSVVCDPFAIKQLDLLTITKEELSFESDFTLNATRDDYVHAFLGWFDISFDACHKPVQFSTGPHSRYTHWKQTVFYTKDVLAVNQGDAITGRLVCRPNERNNRDLDITIDYQVQGATASSGRMEYKMS
- a CDS encoding uncharacterized protein (related to BOS1 - vesicle specific SNAP receptor), translated to MNSLYNQALRQFSSIQSDISRIDSEGDVGSSTAFGPVTVSLSSLERTIDEYENLAKKELIQSKQDKALNRVAKFRTDYAELSSQLARLKTKGSLCNGSNVSNGASSSTLRSPTSIGTFAQNANRRVSAIAESPFSLHARNPVSSAPSDPLAAYKMNPSAAAMFGTDTSFSARESHALREHSFIQQTEAQLDVFIAQGREVFGNLVEQRGILKATQRRLRDAANTLGLSRSVIGYIERRSTQDNIIFALGALFTLVCFWYIYKWFG
- a CDS encoding putative NADH-ubiquinone oxidoreductase, with amino-acid sequence MASLRSLSRVGLSSKPTMALTRSFQTSTIKSVPKIAAAMAGPSKQQQKPCTYRSISSSAPAKDAGPDGPLPLMSVANRGSNQLSLETPKNGVEYVLSSMDKMANWARQSSFWPMTFGLACCAVEMMHVATARYDQDRLGVVFRASPRQSDCMIVAGTLTNKMAPALRKVYDQMPEPRWVISMGSCANGGGYYHYSYSVVRGCDRIVPVDLYVPGCPPTAEALLYGFLQLHRKIRRNRKTTLWYRK
- a CDS encoding putative gly-X carboxypeptidase YSCS precursor; the encoded protein is MGRIEESKADLPTSHHPEHARKQPRVARLIRTCALALALALSLVTLFYTDTDLLKLASHTRHRDLSAHLGNTACPQAAPFELPSFGATLDHANTTNDIKLPSSDELAKLLSGAVQVDTTVGDDWPTVKEDPERWRAVFAPFHDYLRTAFPSIYAADSPIKLEKVNEWGLVYTFPGSNETLAPLLLMAHQDVVPVEPETIPSWTHAPFSGFIDNEHGLVWGRGAGDCKATIVSILATIESLLKSRFRPQRTIVCSFGFDEESAGTQGGVELANFLHERYGDDGVAMIVDEGGEIDLDLGIPVAAPAVAEKGYLDARVSVYTPGGHSSAPSDHTSIGMLAQLISAIEANPYTATLQITGKQVNPALQYLQCTRDAPRADRKLSKALKKLEKMQRKLESVRWGRTWMDKKLDSQAAKVLSLMDRWQRFGFQTTQAVDLISGGVKINALPEQATAVINHRIDVTSSTAQVRRHIYRTLLPVARKLKLSIQADGEAWNFISASHSAQHTGKIVLSDAFDSALEPAPFTPIDAQAPPWQLLQSVMRRVWKDLLVAPDVMGGNTDTKSYWALTKHIFRFSPGSDKPFPIKGGHENIHTVDERATIYGLLKAVEFYSLLIQAVGSQTDF
- a CDS encoding uncharacterized protein (related to DFM1 - ER protein involved in ER-associated protein degradation), encoding MDEIRKIPPVTRYMLGATAAITLPCLLVITSPYRFALFWPLVIRKFHIHRIFTSFFYGGGGLKLLFDVFLLYRNSSDLELNHFGRRTADYTWSLLVMGVVILATNYPLGSPIYFGPLLNALIYVWARANPTSSVSFFGMVNCPSRWLPYVYLGLDLLQGGPGSAITNATGLLAGYAYWMLDQVLPAQRGGGGRGGGRGGSYIPTPAFLETILPDSLDPSLQGQNMGIRNARRVAGGIVWNAARDRGHRLSERSSSATPRPTSIASALGAGARSTLNSLNPFRGSAGTASRTNTGPSRQDLLAAAERRLRASQASSIVGRNASERASKPAGSNTPGTTSVNPRPAAERTSNLRKTAAASSQSNTFSFGQLKAKSNDVHAEDEQDHSSSGGAVAEQRWGTAKGKGKEKAKDESQDEEPSRDAGYSWGSGGQRLGE